One window of the Longimicrobium sp. genome contains the following:
- a CDS encoding S8 family serine peptidase produces MHRSSVVAVAVLALAAACADADQAAVAPDFDAPLLAASPRAPEQVMPGEVLVKVKPGADVSAVGQAHGLALAEMGYRGAFAVLRGAAGNEHAMAAALKGDARVEWAEPNYLRQPNVIDSRLWAFFNPGGLNMKFTSGKNSGQPIGTSYASRADADIDNIEAYAAGGSPVVVGSIDTGVDLTHVEFTGRLIVGRDWYNNDNDPTDDDGHGSHTSGTMAGATVGVAGVSGATANVRVHVQKVCGRRGCPISAISNAIRAAADVPGMVAVNVSIGGSSLSTSEADAIDYAKARNVLVVASAGNSGASTVECPACDPDAISVAATNWRDELTSYSNYGSGLDISAPGGQCYSNTTPEGCIYSASLAGGYAWMQGTSMATPQVTGTLGVVASVTGLRGAQLRARVESTTDDLGAAGYDTRFGNGRLNTYRAVTGNSLGAGL; encoded by the coding sequence ATGCATCGTTCTTCCGTGGTGGCCGTCGCCGTGCTGGCGCTGGCGGCGGCGTGCGCCGACGCCGACCAGGCGGCCGTGGCGCCCGACTTCGACGCCCCGCTGCTGGCCGCGAGCCCGCGTGCGCCCGAGCAGGTGATGCCGGGCGAGGTGCTGGTGAAGGTGAAGCCGGGGGCCGACGTGTCCGCGGTGGGGCAGGCGCACGGGCTGGCGCTGGCCGAGATGGGGTACAGGGGTGCCTTCGCGGTGCTGCGCGGCGCGGCGGGGAACGAGCACGCGATGGCGGCGGCGCTCAAGGGCGACGCGCGGGTGGAATGGGCCGAGCCCAACTACCTGCGGCAGCCCAACGTGATCGACTCGCGGCTCTGGGCGTTCTTCAACCCCGGCGGGCTGAACATGAAGTTCACCTCCGGGAAGAACTCGGGGCAGCCGATCGGCACCAGCTACGCGTCGCGGGCGGACGCCGACATCGACAACATCGAGGCGTACGCGGCGGGCGGCTCGCCCGTGGTGGTGGGCAGCATCGACACCGGGGTGGACCTGACGCACGTGGAGTTCACCGGCCGACTGATCGTGGGCCGTGACTGGTACAACAACGACAACGACCCCACCGACGACGACGGGCACGGCTCGCACACCTCGGGCACCATGGCGGGCGCCACGGTGGGCGTGGCGGGCGTCTCGGGCGCGACGGCGAACGTGAGGGTGCACGTGCAGAAGGTGTGCGGCCGCCGCGGCTGCCCGATCAGCGCCATCTCCAACGCCATCCGCGCCGCGGCCGACGTCCCCGGCATGGTGGCGGTGAACGTCAGCATCGGCGGCAGCAGCCTCTCCACGTCGGAGGCCGACGCCATCGACTACGCCAAGGCGCGCAACGTCCTGGTGGTCGCCTCGGCCGGCAACTCGGGGGCGAGCACGGTGGAGTGCCCGGCGTGCGACCCCGACGCGATCTCGGTGGCCGCCACCAACTGGAGAGACGAGTTGACCAGCTATTCCAACTACGGCTCGGGGCTCGACATCTCCGCGCCGGGCGGGCAGTGCTACTCGAACACCACGCCCGAGGGGTGCATCTACAGCGCCTCGCTGGCCGGCGGGTACGCCTGGATGCAGGGCACCTCGATGGCCACCCCGCAGGTGACCGGCACGCTGGGCGTGGTGGCCTCGGTGACGGGGCTGCGCGGCGCGCAGCTGCGCGCCCGCGTGGAGAGCACCACCGACGACCTGGGCGCCGCCGGCTACGACACCCGCTTCGGCAACGGCCGCCTGAACACCTACCGCGCCGTCACCGGCAACTCGCTGGGCGCCGGACTGTAG
- a CDS encoding NAD(P)H-dependent oxidoreductase yields the protein MYRTKPHQDCPMPAHRELRVLVLNGSLKHAPDVSNTEELSDLVLEEMAAHAPIRAETVRLADRIVPVGLGFREADDDEWPAIVAKLKAADVVIFATPIWWGGRSSLMQRAIERLDALDEEYHASGRSALYNKVAGVVITGSEDGALATMGSIMMVLTWMGFTLPPECAAYWVGEVGFPPADDRGKRLRNQTTANMAKNLARNLVFYAQLLKAHPLVPGAVTVPALHEPAPA from the coding sequence ATGTACAGGACCAAGCCCCACCAGGACTGCCCCATGCCCGCGCACCGGGAGCTCCGCGTGCTGGTGCTGAACGGCTCGCTCAAGCACGCGCCCGACGTCTCCAACACGGAGGAGCTCTCCGACCTGGTGCTGGAGGAGATGGCCGCCCACGCCCCGATCCGCGCCGAGACCGTGCGCCTGGCCGACCGCATCGTTCCCGTGGGGCTCGGCTTCCGCGAGGCGGACGACGACGAGTGGCCGGCGATCGTGGCGAAGCTCAAGGCGGCCGACGTGGTGATCTTCGCCACGCCGATCTGGTGGGGCGGCAGGAGCAGCCTGATGCAGCGCGCCATCGAGCGCCTCGACGCGCTCGACGAGGAGTACCACGCCTCGGGGCGCAGCGCGCTCTACAACAAGGTGGCCGGCGTCGTGATCACCGGCAGCGAGGACGGCGCCCTGGCCACCATGGGGAGCATCATGATGGTGCTCACCTGGATGGGCTTCACCCTGCCGCCGGAGTGCGCCGCGTACTGGGTGGGCGAGGTGGGGTTCCCGCCCGCGGACGACCGCGGGAAGCGGCTGCGCAACCAGACCACGGCCAACATGGCGAAGAACCTGGCGCGCAACCTGGTCTTCTATGCCCAGCTCCTGAAGGCGCACCCGCTGGTCCCCGGCGCCGTCACGGTCCCC